GGTTCTCCACGAGGGCCCAATGGAAGACCGCTTCGGTGATGGCCTCCTGCTTCGCACTGGCCGTTCCTTCGGGCATGAGCTGCCGCTCCAGCACGCCCTGATCCTGATCGAGTTCAGCGAGCAGGGCCGGGCTGACCGTCAGGCGATCACAGCCGGCCAGCGCTTCGACCTGCGCGGCGCTGCGAAACGAGGCGCCCATGACCACCGTCTGATAACCCTGCTCCTTGAAGTGCCGGTAGATGCGCTTCACACTCTGCACGCCAGGGTCTTCATCGACCGGGTACGACTCGCGCCCCTCGGTTTTCTTGTACCAGTCGGTGATACGCCCCACAAAAGGCGAGATCAGAAAGGCACCGGCCTGCGCGCAGGCGACGGCCTGCTCCAGTCCGAAGACCAGTGTCAGATTGCAGCGAATACCCTCGCGTTCCAGCACCTCAGCGGCGCGAATTCCTTCCCAGGTCGCGGCAAGTTTGATCAGAATGCGTTCCTTGCCTACCCCCTGCTGCTGGTAGAGCGAGATCAAAAAGCGCGCCTTGTCGATCATGGCGTCCGTGTCAAAGGAAAGCATCGCGTCCACTTCGGTCGACACGTCACCTGGAACGAGCCTCGTCAGCTCCACGCCAAAACGCACCGCCAGCCGGTCGAGGATCACTTCGGTCGTGTCACCTGCCTGGGCGGCCTGTTCGATCACGTCACGGACGAGTCCGGCGGATTCCGGCTGCTGTGCGGCCTTCAGGATTAGCGAGGGATTGGTGGTGCAGTCGCGGGGGCGGAATCTGGAAATGGCGCCCAGATCTCCGGTGTCCGCCACCACCACCGACAATTGGCGCAGTTGCTCCAGTTTACTTGACATGCTCGGCCTCCCTTGGGGCGACGCGCTTCAAAAGGTGGCGCGACGTGAATGGGTTTTATGACGACGGTACGGATCAGACAGCGTCGAAGAACACTCGCGGATTCTCCGAAAGCATGCCGAGTGCACCTCTGCCCGTCAAGTCTGACCGGCGTTGCGTCCCATGAACGGACGGTCCGTTCATGTCTGCCATCATGACCCATCCCGGCAACCGACACTGTTCAGCGCTCCCGGCGACGGTCAGTCAGGTCCACCTGCAAGCACTACACCACCGCTGCCTGACATGACCCACGAACCAGAGGGCGGCCCTGCACACGCAGGCGACGCACACCAAGACAGACGGCCGCATGGGCTCAGCCGCACAAGCGGGGCACAACGCCCGCCACCACCGACCACCCGGGCGCGTCAGAAGTTGGCGACCTGGTCTTCTCCGAGAGCGCTTCCCAGCATCACGGGTTTGAGCTGCCTGCCGACCTGCCGCACCACGCCCTCTGGCGGTGTGATCGACTGCTGCTCCGCCGGACGGAAAAGGTCACGCCGTTCGTGCAGATACCCGTGCAGCAGCACATCGAATTCCACCAGCCCACCGGACTGCAGGTATTGCTGCTCGCACGCGGTAGAGTTTCGTCCGGTCAACTGAACGCACAGGTCCTGCAGGACGTCATGAATGCGGCGCTCATCGCGTGGAGAGGCAGACAATAGGCTTTTCATCAGTTCATAAGTGTCATTGCAAAGCTCTTCGAGCCACATGCTTCAGGCTAGCGGGGAGTCTTGCAGAACACCTATTAGGCGCCCATAACCGGACCTAGAGCCAGCATTCAATTCTGACGGGGGCGTCAGCGGGCCCAGGCTGACCG
The Deinococcus peraridilitoris DSM 19664 genome window above contains:
- the tal gene encoding transaldolase encodes the protein MSSKLEQLRQLSVVVADTGDLGAISRFRPRDCTTNPSLILKAAQQPESAGLVRDVIEQAAQAGDTTEVILDRLAVRFGVELTRLVPGDVSTEVDAMLSFDTDAMIDKARFLISLYQQQGVGKERILIKLAATWEGIRAAEVLEREGIRCNLTLVFGLEQAVACAQAGAFLISPFVGRITDWYKKTEGRESYPVDEDPGVQSVKRIYRHFKEQGYQTVVMGASFRSAAQVEALAGCDRLTVSPALLAELDQDQGVLERQLMPEGTASAKQEAITEAVFHWALVENQMAGEKLIEGLRLFHRDYLALKQDVQGKLELLSHSGVVTR